In one window of Rhizobium sp. ACO-34A DNA:
- a CDS encoding type I secretion system permease/ATPase yields the protein MSIGSEARRPLVAAALRQTRKAFLSVAVVSAVTNILMLTGPLFMMQVYDRVLASRSVPTLVALSILAVGLYVFLGVLELIRSRILVRIGQQLEEQLGGPTFDAVMVLPLRMSRKEAISQPVRDLEQIRQFMGGPGPVAICDMPWLPLYLAILFLFHPYLGWLAVAGAAILIVLTVASEAILRQPMLRMSGLAAARSDFLEAGRRNAEALHAMGMREAYSARWHDTNSKYLEEQRRSNDATTSFSTVSKIFRLALQSAVLALGAWLAIKQLASPGAMIASSILTSRALAPIEQAIGQWRGFVNARQARNRLHQLLEKFRQNGDRMALPKPEHSLAVAGLTVVAPGTQAPIIRDVTFSLPSGHGLGIIGPSGSGKSTLARALVGIWPPVRGSIRLDGAEIDQWASEALGPSIGYLPQDVELFDGTIAENISRFGASAKPEAIIEAAKLAGAHELILSMPDGYDTRIGMDGAVLSAGQRQRVGLARTLYGNPFLIVLDEPNANLDAEGETALTNAIVAIREKGSIVIVIAHRPNALAAVDHVLVVAQGTMVTFGPRDEVLRKTTMRAVAENS from the coding sequence ATATCCATTGGAAGTGAAGCGCGGCGACCTCTGGTCGCCGCTGCCTTGAGGCAAACCCGCAAGGCATTCTTGAGCGTTGCTGTTGTCAGCGCCGTGACCAACATTCTCATGCTGACCGGTCCGCTGTTCATGATGCAGGTCTATGACCGGGTGTTGGCAAGCCGTAGTGTTCCAACGCTTGTCGCGCTCTCGATCCTTGCGGTCGGCCTTTATGTCTTCCTCGGTGTGCTGGAATTGATCCGTTCGCGTATCCTGGTGCGCATTGGGCAACAGCTTGAGGAGCAACTGGGTGGCCCGACCTTCGATGCGGTCATGGTCCTTCCACTGCGCATGTCGAGAAAGGAGGCGATATCCCAGCCTGTTCGCGATCTTGAGCAAATACGCCAGTTCATGGGCGGACCCGGGCCGGTCGCAATCTGCGACATGCCCTGGCTGCCGCTCTATCTCGCCATTCTCTTCCTGTTTCATCCGTATCTCGGATGGCTTGCGGTCGCCGGCGCGGCGATCCTCATTGTGCTCACCGTGGCGAGCGAGGCCATCTTGCGCCAGCCGATGTTAAGGATGAGCGGGTTGGCGGCGGCCAGATCTGATTTCCTCGAAGCAGGGCGTCGCAATGCCGAGGCCCTGCATGCGATGGGAATGCGTGAGGCATATTCGGCCAGATGGCATGATACCAACTCGAAATATCTGGAAGAGCAGCGTCGGAGCAATGACGCGACGACCAGCTTCTCCACGGTGTCCAAGATCTTCCGACTCGCCCTTCAATCCGCCGTGCTCGCGCTCGGAGCGTGGCTTGCGATAAAACAGCTTGCTTCACCCGGGGCGATGATTGCGTCCTCCATTCTGACATCGCGGGCGCTGGCTCCTATCGAACAGGCCATCGGCCAATGGCGCGGCTTCGTCAATGCCCGCCAAGCGCGGAACCGATTGCATCAGCTGCTTGAGAAGTTCCGGCAAAATGGCGATCGCATGGCCCTGCCGAAGCCGGAGCATTCGCTCGCGGTTGCAGGTCTTACGGTGGTGGCTCCCGGAACCCAGGCTCCCATCATCCGTGACGTGACCTTCAGCCTGCCGTCCGGCCATGGGCTCGGGATCATCGGTCCGAGCGGCTCGGGCAAATCGACGCTGGCCCGTGCCCTGGTCGGCATATGGCCTCCTGTCCGCGGATCAATCCGCCTTGACGGGGCGGAGATCGACCAGTGGGCTTCCGAGGCTCTTGGGCCGTCGATCGGCTACCTGCCCCAGGATGTCGAACTGTTCGACGGCACGATCGCGGAAAATATCAGCCGCTTTGGCGCGTCCGCCAAACCCGAGGCAATCATCGAGGCGGCAAAGCTTGCCGGCGCTCACGAGCTGATCCTGTCCATGCCTGACGGCTACGACACCCGTATCGGCATGGATGGCGCTGTGCTCTCGGCCGGGCAACGCCAGCGCGTCGGTCTTGCGCGAACGCTCTATGGCAATCCCTTCCTGATCGTTCTCGACGAGCCGAACGCTAATCTCGATGCCGAAGGTGAGACGGCCCTGACCAATGCGATCGTGGCCATTCGAGAAAAGGGCTCGATTGTGATCGTCATCGCACATAGGCCAAATGCCCTTGCGGCCGTTGATCATGTTCTGGTCGTGGCACAGGGAACCATGGTGACTTTCGGCCCTCGCGATGAGGTTCTGCGAAAAACGACGATGCGGGCCGTAGCGGAGAACTCATGA